The DNA segment GGCATGCGCAGCCACAGCACACCAGGCTTGATTTCCGTGGCTTGGCCAGGGAGTGGGAGATCCGAGAACGGATACGAGTGCCGGGGCTGCGTGGGTCATGATGCTTGATTTACATTCTGGCAGTGCTGCTCCTAATGGCGCAGAGCCATCACTCCTATGCAGTGCGAGCTCAGTTTTAGCTTAGGAAGCTTAGAAGTCAGCCTCAACGGTGGCAATGACGAATGACCTCGATAGGCTGACGGAAAGCGTCTGCTTCCTGGCGCAGCCTGTCGCTGCGCTGCCGTCGGTGCAACTGCCAGGGCTGCAAACAGTCTCTTGAGCGCACGAAAGCCTCGCTCGATGTGGGCCAAGACCCGGCAGCTATGAAGGCGCCGATCTTCTCGGTGGTCGGCTACAGCCTCGTGGCCGTGCCGGAATTGGTCGAATGCCTCTATGTAGGGTGCTGCGGGCTACGCGAGCGGGCGCGGTAGGCTCCCGGCGCTGCCGGTCAGACCTTGAAGGCGCGCTGGAAGGCGGTGCTGTCGGTGAAGCCCAGGTCGGCGGCGATGGCGATGAGCGAGGCTTCGCTGCTGGTTAGGCGCACGATCGCCATGTCGCGCCGCAGTTGGTCCTTCAGTGCCTGGAAGGAAGTGCCCTCGGTGGCCAGGTGCCGCTGCAACGCACTCACCGACATATGCAGGCGCTGCGCGGTGACGGGCAGGTCGGGCCATTCGGGGTTGGCCAGCTGCAGCACCATGCGGACCCGCGCGCTGGCGCTGCGCTCGTTCAGGTGCGGCCCCACCACGTTGCCCGGCGTGGCGCGCAGAAAGGACTGCAGCGCGTCCCGATCGCGCCGCACCGGCAGTTTGAAGGCGTCGGCGTCGAACCAGGCGGCCGTGCGCGGCTGCCCGAAGCACAGCGAACCGGAAAGATGCGCCCGTAGCTCATCGCATGGAGCGGCAGCGCAAAATTGAAGTCGAATCGCTGCGGCACCAGCCGGCCGCCGTGCAGCCACAGCAACAAGCGCCAGAACACGCGCAGCAGATGTGCATGAAGGAATTCGGCATGTGCGCCCGGGCCGCCGCGCATCTCCAGCGCGAAGCCCCCCAGCGCGCCCTCGGTCACGGGCACCAGCGTCACGTCGTCCTGCAGCAGGGCGAAGGATTCGCTCAGGCGACGCAGGGCGCATGACAACGAATGGGCAGTGAACGCGCTGCGCACCATTAGCGCGAAGCTGCCCGGGCGCATGGGTCGCTCATGTAGGTAGCCCAGGCACTCGTCGTTCAGGCTGTCCTTGACAGCGATAAATAGCGCGTTGAACTGCTCCACGGTTACGCGCGAATCCTCGAGCTCCAGCAGCGATTCGCTGATGCCGGCGCGCCCCAGCACGCCCTTCAGCCATTCTTGCGTGGCCAGCCCCTTGCCGCGCGCGCCGTCCAGCAGGCCATGCACGGCAAAGATAGGAGCGGTGAAGACGGGTTGCAGCATTGCGTGTGATCGAAGGAGCCAACGCCGGTCGCGCGGGCCAAAAGAAGTTATTTGTCAGTTGATTGAGGCAATCCGCTATCGCCCTTGCAGGGGCCAATTATTACGATTGTCGCATCCCCAAAAACACTTCGGCAGTGGCGCTGTGCGGAACGCCCGGTGCGGGGTCAGAAGCCAACATACAAGGAGACATGCCCATGCTGCCACAGCTGTATCGCCACGCCTGGATGGACCACGAGATCGACGCTTTTCGCGAGCAGGTGCGTCGCTACGTTGCCGCCGAATTCACTCCCCGGCTCGACGAATGGCGCCGCCAGGCCATCCCGCGCGAGGTCTGGCGTCCGTTCGGCGGGATGAGCTTTCTGCTGCCCGAGATGCCCGAGACCTATGGTGGTGCCGGCGCCAGCCTCGCCTACCAGCTGGTGGTGCAGGACGAACTGGCCAAGGCCGAGATGCCGGTCAATATCGCGGTGCACACCATCGCTTCGCATTACATCCTGGACTTTGGCACCGAAGCGCAAAAGCAGCGCTGGCTGCCCAAGGTGACGAACGGCGAGATGCTGGCCGCAATCGCGATGACCGAGCCGGGCTGCGGCTCGGATCTGAAGGCCATCTCCACGGGCCCGGCGCGACGGCGACTACTACGTGATCGACGGCGCCAAGACCTTCATCACCAACGGCTTCACCGGAAACCTGCTGATCGTCGCGGCGCGCACCAGTGGCGCGGGCAGCAAAGGGTGTCGCTGTTCGTACTGGAGACCGAGAACCTGCCAGGCTTTCGTGTGGGCCGCCTGCTTGAAAAGATTGGCATGCAGGCCTCGGACACGGCGGAGCTCTTCTTCGACAGCGTGCGCGTTCCAGCCGACCAACTGCTGGGGAGCGTTGAAGGCCAAGGCTTTGGGCAACTGATGGGCGCGCTGCCCTACGAGCGCATGGTCATTGCAGTGCCGGCGGCGGCCGTCATCGACCGGGCGTTGGAGCTCACCATCGAATACACGAAGCAGCGCAAGATATTCGGTGCGCCTCTGTTCGACATGCAGACAACGCGCCAAAAGCTGGCCGAGATGGCGACCATCGCGCATGTGGTGCGCAGCTTCGTCAACGACTGTACACAGAGACTGCTGGACGGCACACTCGACAACGAGGCCGCCTACATGGCCAAGTGGTGGTGCACCGAACAGCAGTGCCGCGTGGTGGACGAGTGTCTCCAATTGTTCGGCGGCTACGGCTACATGGCCGAGTATCCGATCGCGCGGATGTATGCCGCTTCGCGAGTGCAGAAGATCTACGGCGGCGCCAACGAGGTCCTGAAAGACCTGGTTTCGAGGAAGCTGTGAACATGCCGCACACGCTGCAGTTGCCTCTGCACGGCGTCCGTGTGGTGGAGTTTGAGGGCATCGGTCCAGGCCCTCTGGCCGCCAGGATGCTGGTCGACATGGGCGCCGAGGTGATCGCGCTGGCACGGGCCGAGCAGGCTGCTGGGGCGCAGCGGCTGGGCGGGGCGGTGGAGAACCCGCTGCACCGCGGCAAGAAGGTCGAGGTCATCGACCTGAAGTCGCCCGGTGGCAAGGCGCGCGCACTGGAACTGATTGCCCAGGCCGACGCTCTGATCGAAGGCTTTCGCCCAAGGGTGATGGAGCGGCTGGGCTTCGGCCCCGCAGATTGCGCGGCGCTCAATCCCCGGCTGGTCTATGGCCGGATGACGGGCTGGGGCCAGGACGGGCCACTTGCCCACGCCGCGGGCCACGACCTGAACTACGTCGCGCTGACGGGCCTGCTGTCGCTGTCGGCGCACAGGGGGCAGGCGCCCATCGTGCCGCCCTCGGTACTCGGGGACGGTGCCGGGGCGCTAGGCATGGCTTTTGGCATCGCCTGCGCGCTGGTCGATGCACGGGCCACCGGCCGTGGCCGGGTTGTGGACGCAGCCATCGTGGACATCGTGGCCATGCTGGGCACGCTGGTGCACTGGATTCGCGCCAACGGGCAGATCGACGGCGCACAGCCGAGCCCGTTCCACGATTCGCCGTTCTATGACGTGTACGTCTGCGCCGACGGCGGCTTCATCAGCCTCGGCGCGATCGAGCCGCCGTTCTACGCATTGCTGTTGTCCAAGTTGGGCCTGGCGGACGTGAACCCTGCAGACCAGTACGACACGGCGGCGTGGCCAGCGTTGAAGGAGCGCATCGCGGCCCTCATCCGCACCCAGCCCCAGGCGCACTGGTGCGCGCTGCTTGAAGGCAGCGACGCCTGCTTTGCACCCGTGCTCAGCCTGGCCGAGGCAGTGCGGCATCCGCACAACGCGGCACGGGGCATCTACCAGACCACCTCTTTCGGCGCCATCGAAGCGGCCTCGGCCCCACGGTTCCAGGCACTCAACGCAACCACCACCCAGGAGACAAAGAAATGACTGCTACCACCCACATCGTCCGCGGCTGCCCGTCCACCACGGGCAACGACCGCCAGCTCAACACCACGACGCTGATCCGGCACGCCGCGCGCACCCATGGGGACCAGGAGATCGTCTACCGCACACCCGATGGCGGCTGGGATCGCTACACCTACGCGGACTGCTACGCGCGCATCTGCCGCAGCGCCAATGCACTGCGCGCGCTCGGTGTCGAGCCCGGCGACCGGGTCGGCATCCTGGACTGGAACAGCCGACGTCACTTCGAGCTGTACTGGTCTATTCCCGGCCTGGGTGCTGTCATGTTGCAGATGAATCTGCGCCTGGGCCCAGAGGACCTGGGCTACGTGGTCGACCACAGCAAGGTGTCCTACGTTTGCGTAGACGAGTCATTGCTACCCCTTGCCGAATCCGTCGCAGCGAATTCGCCCCAGATCAAGGGCTGGATTGTCATGACCGACAAGCCGCTGGACCAGATCAAGACCACGCTGAAACCGCTGCTGCACTACGAAGACCTGCTGGCCGCCGCCGACACGAAGATCGACTGGCCCGAGATCGACGAAACCTCGGCCTACAGCGCCTGCTATACCACCGGCACCACAGGCAAGCCCAAGGGCGTGTACTACTCGCACCGCGGCATCTATCTGCACTCCACGGCCATGGCCACCAATCTGGGCATGACGCTGGACGACTGCGTCATGCTCATCACGCCCATGTTCCACGGGCAGTTGGGGCCTGCCACAGGCCGCCACGCTGCTGGCCGACAAGATCGTGCTGCCGGGCCGCTACGCTGCCGAAGACACCAAGCCGCTGGTTGACGCCATGATCGCTGAGGGTGTGACCATCACCAACGGCGCACCGGCCATCTTCCAGCCCATGCTGCAGTACATCGAGACGATGCAGGTCAAGCCGGACTTCAGCCGCATGCGCATGCTGTCTGGCGCCTCCGAGCCGCCGCTGTCGATGATGATCGGTTTCTACGACCTCACGGGTGCTGAGGTGGTGCACGCCTACGGCGCCACCGAAGCCACGACGCTGGTGACGATGAACCGCCTCAAGTCCACGCTCAAGAAGCGCTTGACCGAGGAAGAGAAGTGGAACCTCAAGCGCAAGCAGGGTCTGGTGCTGACCGGGGTGGATATTCGCATCCTCGATGCCGACGACAAGGACTTGCCGCACGACGGAAAGTCAGCGGGCGAGATTTGCGTGCGCGGCCCCTGGATCACGGCCAGATACCACGACATGCCTGATTCCGCAGACCGTTTCCTGGAAGACGGCTGGTGGCGCTCGGGCGATGTCGGAACGGTGGACGAGAACGGTTACCTCAAAGTTACCGACCGCATCAAGGACGTGATCAAGAGCGGCGGCGAATGGATTTCTTCCATCGACATGGAAAACCTGCTCATGGGCCACCCCGCCGTGCGCGACGCCGCCGTGGTCGGCGTTCCGCATTCGAAGTGGCAGGAACGGCCACTAGCCCTGGTGGTGCTCAAGCCCGACCAGCAGGCGACCCAGGAACAACTGAAGGAGTACCTGGGCAGCGCCTTCGCCAAGTGGCAGTGGCCGGATCAGGTCCTGTTCGTCGAAGCCATCCCCAAGACCAGCGTCGGCAAGCTCGACAAGAAGCGCATCCGCGCCGAGCATGCGGGCCGCTACGCCGAGTGAGCCAACCTTTTGAACCAGGAGAACAACATGAATGACCATGAACCCGTCATCGTCGGTGCGCTGCGCACCCCGTGGCAAGCGCGGCGGGCGCCTGCAGAAATGGCATCCCGTCGATTTGTTGGGCGAGACGCTGCGCCAACTGGTCGAGCACTCCGGCATCAACCCGGCCGATCTGGACGATGTGATCGTCGGCTGCGTGCTGCAGTGGGACCAGCAGCACGGCAACCTGGGCCGTCATGCCGTATTGGCGGCGGGGCTGCCCGAATCCGTGCCGGCGGTGACGGTCGATCGGCAATGCGGGTCGGGCCAGCAGGCGGTGAGCTTTGCCGTGCATGGCATCCGGGCGGGCGCTTACCAACTGGTCATCGGTGCCGGGGTCGAGTCGATGTCGCAGGCCCCCATGCCGCCGTCGTTCGCCCGGCGCGCCGCTGGGCTCGCAATACAGCCCGAGCGAACTGGCGCGCTACCAGGACAACCCGCTGATACCGCAGGGCGCTTCCTCGGAGTTGATGAACAAGCGCTTCGGTCTCACGCGCGAGGCCTTGGATGCCTTCGCCGTGCGTAGCCATCGGCGGGCCACCGAGGCCTCGCAGGCTGGCCGCGTCAGGGATCAACTGGTGCGGCTGACCGAGGATCCGGCTGATCCGGACAGCCCGATCGTCGCCGCCGACGAGGGCGTGCGCGCGGACCCCAACCCCGAGAAGATGGCCACGCTGAAAGCCGTGTTTGCCGCCGACGGCGCCACCACGGCCGCCAACTCATCGCAGATCAGCGACGGTGCCGCCGCGCTGCTGATCGCCAGCCGTGCCTACGCCAAGCAATACGGCCTGAAGCCGCGTGCGCGCTTCGTCAGCACCGCCGTGGCAGCCGCCGACCCGGTGATCCAGTTCACCGCCGTGCTCGACGCCACCCGCAAGGCACTGAAGGAATCGGGTCTGACCCTCGACGATATCGATCTGTTCGAAGTCAACGAGGCCTTCGGCGGCGTGCCGCTGATGTTTCAGCAGGAGTTCGGCATCCTGGACGACCGCCTCAACGTCAACGGCGGCTCGATAGCCATCGGCCATCCGCTGGGCTCTACCGGCGCGCGCATGCTCACTGACCTGCTGTGCGAGCTGGAGCGCCGGGGCGGCCGCTATGGCCTGCAGACGATTTGCGAGGCCTCGGGCACGGCCAACACCACCATCATCGAGCGGCTTGGATGAGCGGGGCCACCATGAGCGAAGCCAGCGAAGTGCTCGTCAGCCGCGATGGCGCCATCGCCACCTTGACCATCAACCGCCCGCGCGCGAAGAACAGCTTGAACCGCGCGGTATTCGATGGCTGCGTGCGCAGCTTGTGCAACTGCGCGACGACGATACCGTGCGCGCGGTCATCATCACCGGCGCCGAGGGCGTGTTCTGCGCCGGGGCCGACATCACGGCCTTCGATGCGCTGCGCGCCGAGCCACTGCTGGGCGATCGTGCGGCAGCAGGCGGCCACTTTTGGTCGGAACTGGAGCGCTTCCCCAAGCCCGTCATCGCAGCGGTGGAAAAGCTCGCGCTGGGCGGCGGCACAGAATTAGCGCTGGCCTGCGACATCGCGATCGCTGGCGAGTCTGCCAATTTTGGTGTGCCGGAAGTCAAGCTGGGCGCCATTCCGGGTGCCGGGGGCACGCAGCGCCTGATCCACGCTATCGGTAAGTCCAAGGCCATGGCCCTGTTGCTGACCGGCGATTTCATCGACGCCCGCAAGGCTTGCGATGCAGGCATGGTCGCCGAAGTGACGGCTGATGGCCAGGCCCTGCCGACGGCGTTGGCGATGGCCAACCGGATTGCAGCCAATTCGCCGCTGGCCGTGGCGCTGGCGAAAGATGCGGCACTGGCCAGCTTTGAGACTCCGCTCGCGCAAGGCCTGGAGCATGAGAAGCGCAATTTTCGTCGCTTTGCGTTCGGCCGACAACCTGGAAGGGCAAGCGGCATTCTAGGCAAGCGCACACCCAACTTTACCGGCCAATAACGCCTGTTTCTCACCCATCGAGGAAAAACCATGCAACTGAACTCCGACATCTCTGCCGTCATCACCGGGGGCGCTTCCGGCCTGGGAGCCGCCACGGCCCGGCGTTTGGCCAGCCATGGCGTCAAAGTCGCCATCTTCGACATGAACGAAACCGTCGGCCAGGCGTTGGCTAGCGAACTCGGCGGCGTTTACTGCAATGTGGACGTGATGTCCGAGGAGCAGGTGGACGCCGCCTTCGCCAAGGCCCGCGCGGCCATTGGGCAGGAACGCATTCTGGTCAACTGCGCCGGCACTGCCGATGCCGTCAAGACTGTCAGCCGCGACAAGAAAACCGGCGAAATCCGCCCATGCGCGGCAGATCGTTTCAATCGCATCATTCAGATCAACCTGGTGGGCACCTTCCGCTGCATCGCCAAGTCAGCTGCGGGCATGTTGACGCTCGCGCCGCTGGCCGATGGCGACCGCGGCGCCATCGTCAACACTGCTTCGGCCGCCGCGCAGGACGGCCAGGTCGGCCAGGCCAGCTATGCGGCCAGCAAGGCAGCCATCGTGGGCATGACCCTGCCAATCGCGCGCGACATGATGGACGAAGGGATCCGGATCAACACCATCATGCCGGGGATCTTCGGTACACCGTTGCTGCTGGGTCTGCCGGACAACGTCAAACAGGCGCTGGCGGCCAGCGTGCCCTTCCCAAGCGTTTAGGCGACCCCGATGAATTCGCGCAGGCCGTCGAGTTTCTCGTTACTTGCGGCTACATGAATGCCGAGTCCATTCGTGTGGATGGTGCCATTCGCATGGCGCCGCGCTGACGCTGACGCTGAAATTTTGATCAATCAGGGAACGTCAGCATGCCTGGAAATCCGGTAATTCTCGAAAAGAATGGTGCCGTCGCGACCATAACACTCAACTCGCCAAAAAAATGAATGCGTTGAGCACGTCGGTCGTAAACGTGCTCGCTGGTGTCATTGCAGATGTCGAACGCGATGGCTCGATCCGAGCTTTGCTGCGCGGCGAGGGCCGGATGTTCAGTTGCGGAGGCGACATCGAAGAAATGGTGGCCGCAGGCGATGCGTTGTCTACCTTGGTCGATGACGAACTGAGAGTGGCCGAAAGCATGATTCCTCAATTCGCCAGCCTGCCGTTCCCGGTAGTCTGCGCCGTACAAGGCGCGGTAGCCGGAGGCGGTCTCGGGCTTGCCTTGGCCTTCTGACTACCTGATTGCCGCAAGTGGGACGAAGTTTGTGGCGGCCCATACCGGCCTCGGATACGCGGGGGATTTCGGCATCAGCTGGCTACTTCCACGCGCAGTGGGTGGACGACGCGCACGAGACATGATCTTGACCAATCGCGTAGTCAGTTCGGACGAGGCCTTGGCCTGGGATTGGTCGAGAAAGTGGTTCCTGGCGAGAGCCTGCTGGGCGAAGCGCGGCGTATGGCGGTGCAATTTTCGGTCGGACCAACGCAAGGTTATGCGGGCGCCAAGCGCCTGCAACTCGCTGCCTTCGAGAGTGATCTGGCGACCTCATTGAGGCTGGAGGCGGCCGAAATGAATCGAGCCTCGAAAACCACAGATTCGCTGGAAGCGGTTCACGCGTTCGTCGCAAAGCGAGTCCCGCAGTTTGCCGGACGCTGAACGGCTGTAGACGCATCCGGTCGGTAGGTGCTCAATCGCTGCTGGCGTCAGGTAACGGATAAACCCTGCTGCCGTCGGATTTGCCAGGATAGGGTGCCACCATGTACCTGCCCAGAAATCAGCATGCCGAGTCGTTGTTCGATGACCGGCGTCCATGGCACCAAGCTGAACCCCATACCATCATCGAGCATGGCAAAGCGGCCACTGGCGAGCATGAGGCTGCGCCGGTAGATGCCGGTCACGCGCTGGCCATCGGCCGCCAGACGGTGTTCCAGCCCGGTTTCGGTGGCAATATCCTTGGCAGCCCGAATCACATCCCGATCGCGTAGTGTCGCCAATAGATTGCGCGCGAGGATTACGCGCTGCCCGCGCCGCTCTGCCAGCCCCTGTTCGGCCAGG comes from the Cupriavidus basilensis genome and includes:
- a CDS encoding CaiB/BaiF CoA transferase family protein translates to MPHTLQLPLHGVRVVEFEGIGPGPLAARMLVDMGAEVIALARAEQAAGAQRLGGAVENPLHRGKKVEVIDLKSPGGKARALELIAQADALIEGFRPRVMERLGFGPADCAALNPRLVYGRMTGWGQDGPLAHAAGHDLNYVALTGLLSLSAHRGQAPIVPPSVLGDGAGALGMAFGIACALVDARATGRGRVVDAAIVDIVAMLGTLVHWIRANGQIDGAQPSPFHDSPFYDVYVCADGGFISLGAIEPPFYALLLSKLGLADVNPADQYDTAAWPALKERIAALIRTQPQAHWCALLEGSDACFAPVLSLAEAVRHPHNAARGIYQTTSFGAIEAASAPRFQALNATTTQETKK
- a CDS encoding enoyl-CoA hydratase-related protein codes for the protein MRAVIITGAEGVFCAGADITAFDALRAEPLLGDRAAAGGHFWSELERFPKPVIAAVEKLALGGGTELALACDIAIAGESANFGVPEVKLGAIPGAGGTQRLIHAIGKSKAMALLLTGDFIDARKACDAGMVAEVTADGQALPTALAMANRIAANSPLAVALAKDAALASFETPLAQGLEHEKRNFRRFAFGRQPGRASGILGKRTPNFTGQ
- a CDS encoding enoyl-CoA hydratase-related protein — its product is MNALSTSVVNVLAGVIADVERDGSIRALLRGEGRMFSCGGDIEEMVAAGDALSTLVDDELRVAESMIPQFASLPFPVVCAVQGAVAGGGLGLALAF